In the genome of Mesorhizobium sp. NBSH29, the window GATTTTTAACGAATCTGGTTAGCAGAGCGGTTCCCGTCGCGCGCCAGAACGCACGAAAAACGAATAAACTGTTTTGATTCAAAACCTTTTCGCAGTGCCGAATTTGGGTCAACTGGCGAAGAAATAAATTCAAAAAAACTGCTTGACACTGAGTCAACCGGGGAGGCTGGCAGCTGCTATGAACAAGCTGTTGACAACCTCCTGTAAGCGTTTGAATTTATTGATGAAATAGTGATGAAGCTCTGCGGGTAACGGGTCCCGGTCGGGGCCGTAGGAGAACATATACAGACCACACGCCGGCAAAGCGTTTTATACCCGGATAACCCGGCGGCAGTGGCATTGGGCTAAGTGTTGCCCGGCAAACGAAAAAACCCGGCTCGTGAGAGCCGGGTCCATCGGACACTGAGTCTAAATACAGAGTTTATGCGGAAAGCGTCTTCAGACGCTGGGCAAGCCGCGAAACTTTGCGTGAGGCTGTATTCTTGTGGAACACACCCTTGCCGGCAGCACGCATCAATTCCGGCTGGGCGGCCTGGAAGGCAGCTTCAGCGGCGGTCTTGTCGCCAGAAGCCAGCGCCTCTTCCACTGCGCGCAGATAAGTGCGCACGCGCGAACGGCGCGTCTTGTTG includes:
- the rpsT gene encoding 30S ribosomal protein S20; this encodes MANTSSAKKATRKIARRAEVNKTRRSRVRTYLRAVEEALASGDKTAAEAAFQAAQPELMRAAGKGVFHKNTASRKVSRLAQRLKTLSA